A stretch of Saccharothrix texasensis DNA encodes these proteins:
- a CDS encoding cytochrome P450, with product MTTLASVRDGLVAWVARRSATRWVLGKIGSRAFALLPDRALVPLKRDGVVPVAELERMRETGAVHRIPVPFGLRVWLVTGQDEAKNVLSDTGSFSNDYARLGAAVGRLEQSPGGLGFADPPDHTRLRKLLTPEFTMRRLSRLVPRIDAIVTERLDAMEAADGPVDLVREFALPVPSLTICELLGVPYADRDRFQELAAARFDVFGGAGQALGAISESLSYMEEIVRRERRSPGDGLIGSIIRQHGDDVSDVELAGLADGVLTGGFDTTASMLALGAIVLLKDDAARAAMRDDDASAAPLVEELLRHLSVVQVAFPRFARHALRVGEQQIEKGDVVVVSLSAANREGASDFDAGRSASSHLAFGYGAHRCVGAELARLELRAAYPALLRRFPNLRLAEERPAFRTASIVHGVETLLVHTR from the coding sequence ATGACGACTCTGGCGTCCGTGCGCGACGGTCTGGTGGCGTGGGTCGCACGGCGTTCGGCGACGCGGTGGGTGTTGGGCAAGATCGGTTCGCGGGCGTTCGCGCTGCTCCCGGACCGTGCGCTGGTTCCGCTGAAGCGGGACGGGGTGGTGCCGGTCGCCGAGTTGGAGCGGATGCGGGAGACCGGCGCGGTGCACCGGATCCCGGTGCCGTTCGGCCTGCGGGTGTGGTTGGTCACCGGTCAGGACGAAGCGAAGAACGTGCTTTCCGACACAGGTTCGTTCAGCAACGACTACGCGCGGCTCGGCGCGGCGGTCGGCCGGCTGGAGCAGTCGCCCGGCGGCCTCGGCTTCGCCGACCCGCCCGACCACACGCGGCTGCGCAAGCTGCTCACGCCGGAGTTCACCATGCGCCGGCTGTCCCGGCTGGTGCCGCGCATCGACGCGATCGTCACCGAGCGGCTGGACGCCATGGAGGCGGCCGACGGGCCGGTCGACCTGGTGCGGGAGTTCGCGCTGCCGGTCCCGTCGCTGACCATCTGCGAACTGCTGGGCGTGCCCTACGCCGACCGCGACCGGTTCCAAGAGCTGGCGGCGGCGCGGTTCGACGTGTTCGGCGGCGCGGGCCAGGCGCTGGGCGCGATCTCCGAGTCGCTGTCGTACATGGAGGAGATCGTGCGCCGCGAGCGCCGGTCGCCCGGTGACGGCCTGATCGGCTCGATCATCCGGCAGCACGGCGACGACGTGAGCGACGTGGAGCTCGCGGGCCTCGCCGATGGTGTGCTGACCGGCGGGTTCGACACCACGGCCTCGATGCTCGCGTTGGGCGCGATCGTGCTGCTGAAGGACGACGCCGCGCGTGCGGCGATGCGTGACGACGACGCGTCGGCCGCGCCGCTGGTCGAGGAGCTGCTGCGGCACCTGAGCGTGGTGCAGGTGGCGTTCCCGCGGTTCGCCCGGCACGCGCTGCGGGTCGGTGAGCAGCAGATCGAGAAAGGCGACGTGGTCGTGGTGTCGTTGTCGGCGGCGAACCGCGAAGGGGCGTCCGACTTCGACGCGGGCCGGTCGGCGTCGTCGCACCTGGCGTTCGGCTACGGCGCGCACCGGTGCGTCGGCGCGGAGCTGGCGCGGCTGGAGCTGCGTGCCGCCTACCCGGCCCTGCTGCGCCGCTTCCCGAACCTGCGCCTGGCCGAGGAGCGGCCCGCGTTCCGGACGGCGTCGATCGTGCACGGGGTCGAGACGCTGCTCGTCCACACGCGCTGA
- a CDS encoding ECF transporter S component has translation MTPPVRIRPRATLALAVAAAISVVAFGWPLLVSADAGIAQGATAPWTFALLLPLVLAVVLAEISEGGLDAKAVAMLGVLSALGAAIRPLGAGTAGIETVFFLLVLGGRVFGPGFGFVLGNTMLFASALLTGGVGPWLPYQMLGAAWVALGAGLLPRARGKVELAVLAAYSAAASLVYGLLLNLSFWPFALSAGSTSLSFQPGAPVLDNLVRVVAFSLATSLGWDVGRAVTTTILVLATGPVLLRTLRRAARRASFGDPVFTGAAAPPPPPTRPAPPA, from the coding sequence GTGACTCCGCCGGTCCGCATCCGGCCCCGCGCCACGCTCGCCCTGGCGGTGGCGGCGGCGATCAGCGTGGTCGCGTTCGGGTGGCCGTTGCTGGTGTCGGCGGACGCCGGCATCGCGCAGGGCGCGACCGCGCCGTGGACGTTCGCCCTGCTCCTCCCGCTCGTGCTGGCCGTGGTGCTGGCCGAGATCAGCGAAGGCGGGCTGGACGCGAAAGCCGTGGCGATGCTGGGTGTGCTGTCCGCGCTGGGCGCGGCGATCCGCCCGCTCGGCGCGGGCACGGCGGGGATCGAGACGGTGTTCTTCCTGCTCGTCCTGGGCGGCCGGGTGTTCGGGCCCGGTTTCGGGTTCGTGCTCGGCAACACCATGCTGTTCGCGTCCGCCCTGCTGACGGGCGGGGTCGGGCCGTGGTTGCCGTACCAGATGCTCGGCGCGGCCTGGGTGGCGTTGGGCGCGGGTCTGCTGCCGCGGGCGCGCGGCAAGGTCGAGCTGGCGGTGCTCGCCGCGTACAGCGCCGCCGCGTCCCTGGTCTACGGGCTGCTGCTGAACCTGTCGTTCTGGCCGTTCGCGTTGAGCGCGGGCAGCACCTCGCTGTCGTTCCAGCCGGGCGCGCCGGTGCTGGACAACCTGGTGCGCGTGGTGGCGTTCAGCCTGGCCACGTCGCTGGGCTGGGACGTCGGCCGCGCGGTCACCACCACGATCCTGGTGCTGGCGACCGGCCCGGTGCTGCTGCGCACGTTGCGCCGGGCCGCCCGCCGGGCGTCGTTCGGCGATCCGGTGTTCACCGGGGCAGCTGCGCCGCCACCTCCGCCAACGCGTCCAGCACCTCCGGCGTGA
- a CDS encoding DMT family transporter, which produces MGALALLWGSVFLWIELALTGLSPTQITVVRCALGAVTLLVMARVNRQELPRRLWGRLAVAAFFCNALPFLLFAVGQQTVDSGVAGVLNATTPLFSLLIGFALGTDGPVTPVRVLGLVVGFTGVTLIFAPWEQPGVVSLGALALLGAAASYAVAFAYMGRELVGRGGPVAVSAAQLLAATALSTVMIPFDHAPATPNATAVVAVVVLGVFGTGFTFILNYRIIEDEGPTSAATVGYLLPVVSVALGALVLDEPLTPRIVAGMAVVLVGVALTRLALARSAAGKHPAERPGRYQLSVMSTEGDEPGGRSADLG; this is translated from the coding sequence ATGGGTGCGCTGGCCCTGCTGTGGGGCTCGGTGTTCCTGTGGATCGAACTGGCCCTCACCGGACTGTCGCCGACGCAGATCACGGTGGTCCGCTGCGCCCTCGGGGCCGTGACGCTGCTCGTGATGGCGCGCGTGAACCGCCAGGAGCTGCCGCGCCGCCTGTGGGGGAGGCTCGCGGTCGCCGCGTTCTTCTGCAACGCCCTGCCGTTCCTGCTGTTCGCCGTCGGTCAGCAGACCGTCGACTCCGGCGTGGCCGGTGTGCTCAACGCGACCACCCCGCTGTTCTCGCTGCTCATCGGCTTCGCCCTGGGCACGGACGGTCCCGTCACCCCGGTCCGGGTCCTCGGCCTGGTCGTCGGCTTCACCGGCGTGACCCTGATCTTCGCCCCGTGGGAGCAGCCGGGCGTGGTCAGCCTGGGCGCGCTCGCCCTGCTCGGCGCGGCGGCGAGCTACGCGGTCGCGTTCGCCTACATGGGGCGCGAGCTGGTCGGCCGGGGCGGTCCGGTCGCGGTGTCCGCAGCGCAGCTCCTCGCCGCCACCGCGCTGAGCACCGTCATGATCCCGTTCGACCACGCGCCGGCCACGCCCAACGCCACGGCCGTCGTCGCCGTCGTGGTGCTCGGCGTCTTCGGCACCGGTTTCACGTTCATCCTCAACTACCGGATCATCGAGGACGAAGGGCCGACCAGCGCCGCCACGGTCGGCTACCTGCTGCCGGTCGTCTCGGTCGCGCTGGGCGCGCTCGTGCTGGACGAGCCGCTGACGCCCCGGATCGTCGCGGGCATGGCGGTCGTCCTGGTCGGTGTCGCGCTGACCCGGCTGGCACTGGCCCGGTCGGCGGCGGGCAAGCACCCGGCCGAGCGACCCGGGCGTTACCAGTTGTCCGTTATGTCCACCGAGGGTGACGAGCCGGGCGGCCGTTCGGCCGACCTCGGTTGA
- a CDS encoding prenyltransferase/squalene oxidase repeat-containing protein, whose amino-acid sequence MSLRRTAAVIAAAAAAVLAATPATQSQAAPTTPDVSDTAAGWLSRQLVDGDHFENVIEGVAYPDQGLTLDALFAFTAAGVASDSADQAAAWLAEPEVIANYLRFGDPAESFAGAHAKLALAVQVRGLDPTSFGGEDLIAGLTALQTPSGRFSDKSQYGDYSNGFTQAFAVLALDRWEGAPQAAVDYLVGRQCADGGFPLVLEAATCASHVDATAMVVQALLAVGKDTEAAEALDWLTGAQQPGGGFRDEGAAGEGNANSTGLAAQALRAGGRTAAADQAARFLTSLQVGCTAAEAGRGAIAFDRNGFTQATSLRASAQGVLGLVGVNFADLTVEGGTPTAPVLDCSVTPTTSTSSSSSTSNTTTTTPAATTTSDATATTTTTAAVVAVATNRSNLARTGAEVGPMLGIGALLLVGGVLAVTLARRRHAEARK is encoded by the coding sequence ATGTCGTTGAGACGGACCGCTGCCGTCATCGCCGCCGCCGCTGCCGCCGTGCTCGCGGCGACGCCCGCCACCCAGAGCCAGGCGGCGCCGACGACGCCGGACGTGAGCGACACGGCCGCCGGGTGGCTCTCCCGGCAGCTCGTCGACGGCGACCACTTCGAGAACGTGATCGAGGGCGTCGCCTACCCCGACCAGGGCCTGACCCTCGACGCGCTGTTCGCGTTCACCGCGGCCGGCGTGGCGTCCGACAGCGCGGACCAGGCCGCCGCCTGGCTCGCGGAGCCCGAGGTCATCGCCAACTACCTGCGCTTCGGCGACCCCGCCGAGTCGTTCGCGGGCGCGCACGCCAAGCTCGCGCTGGCGGTGCAGGTGCGGGGCCTGGACCCGACGTCCTTCGGTGGCGAGGACCTGATCGCCGGCCTCACCGCGCTCCAGACGCCGTCCGGCCGGTTCTCGGACAAGTCCCAGTACGGCGACTACTCCAACGGCTTCACCCAGGCGTTCGCGGTGCTCGCGCTGGACCGGTGGGAGGGCGCGCCGCAGGCCGCCGTCGACTACCTCGTCGGCCGGCAGTGCGCCGACGGCGGGTTCCCGCTGGTCCTGGAGGCCGCGACCTGCGCGTCCCACGTGGACGCCACCGCCATGGTGGTGCAGGCGCTGCTGGCCGTGGGGAAGGACACCGAAGCCGCCGAGGCGCTCGACTGGCTGACCGGCGCGCAGCAGCCCGGCGGCGGGTTCCGCGACGAGGGCGCGGCCGGCGAGGGCAACGCCAACAGCACCGGTCTGGCCGCGCAGGCGCTGCGCGCGGGCGGTCGGACGGCCGCCGCGGACCAGGCGGCGAGGTTCCTGACGTCGTTGCAGGTCGGGTGCACGGCCGCCGAGGCCGGCCGGGGCGCCATCGCGTTCGACCGGAACGGGTTCACGCAGGCCACGTCGCTGCGTGCGAGCGCACAGGGCGTCCTCGGCCTGGTGGGCGTGAACTTCGCGGACCTGACGGTGGAGGGCGGCACGCCGACCGCGCCGGTGCTCGACTGCTCGGTCACCCCGACCACGTCGACGTCGTCCTCGTCGTCCACTTCGAACACGACGACGACCACTCCCGCGGCCACCACCACCTCCGACGCCACGGCCACCACGACGACGACCGCCGCCGTGGTGGCCGTGGCGACCAACCGCAGCAACCTCGCCCGCACGGGCGCGGAGGTCGGTCCGATGCTGGGGATCGGCGCGTTGCTGCTGGTGGGTGGCGTGCTCGCGGTCACCCTCGCGCGTCGGCGGCACGCGGAGGCACGCAAGTGA
- a CDS encoding ABC transporter ATP-binding protein has product MIRFENVSVTYRDADAPALASVDLHVPEGELCLVVGRTGSGKSTLLRAVNGLVPHFTGGTLTGRVLVAGRDTRTHPPRELADVVGLVAQDPQAGFVTDSVEEELAYSMESLALSQPVMRKRVEETLDLLGLADLRHRPLATLSGGQQQRVAVGAALTAHPRVLVLDEPTSALDPGAAEDVLAALHRLVHDLGMTVLIAEHRLERVAQYADRVVWLPGGGLPPVAGQPGPVLADAPVAPPVVRLAQLAGWTPVPVSIRDARRLAGPLRDRLPEPPVAPSSRPAELVVARDLRVRYSTVDALRGVSLSVGAGERVAVMGRNGSGKSSLLWAVQGTGKRSGGEVAVDGVDPAALKPGPRRKAIGLVPQQPGDLLYLHTVGGECAQADRESGKAEGTCRELLDRLAPGIPDGRHPRDLSEGQRLALALAVSLTPSPRAVLLDEPTRGLDYPAKTRLAAALRELADDGHAIVLATHDVEFVAEYASRVVVLAEGEVVADGPTAEVVTASPVFSPQVAKVLAPLPWLTVADVQTALAAL; this is encoded by the coding sequence GTGATCCGGTTCGAGAACGTGTCCGTCACCTACCGCGACGCCGACGCGCCCGCGTTGGCGTCGGTCGACCTGCACGTGCCCGAAGGCGAGCTGTGCCTGGTCGTCGGGAGGACGGGCTCGGGCAAGTCGACGTTGCTGCGCGCGGTCAACGGCCTGGTGCCGCACTTCACCGGCGGCACGCTCACCGGCCGCGTGCTCGTCGCCGGACGTGACACCCGCACCCACCCGCCGCGCGAGCTGGCCGACGTGGTGGGCCTGGTGGCGCAGGACCCGCAGGCCGGGTTCGTCACCGACTCGGTCGAGGAGGAGCTGGCGTACTCGATGGAGTCGCTGGCGCTGTCGCAGCCGGTGATGCGCAAGCGCGTCGAGGAGACCTTGGACCTGCTGGGCCTGGCCGACCTGCGGCACCGGCCGCTGGCGACGTTGTCGGGCGGGCAGCAGCAACGCGTGGCCGTCGGCGCGGCCCTGACCGCCCACCCGCGGGTGCTGGTGCTGGACGAGCCGACCTCGGCGCTGGACCCCGGCGCGGCGGAGGACGTGCTGGCCGCGCTGCACCGGCTGGTGCACGACCTGGGGATGACCGTGCTGATCGCGGAGCACCGGCTGGAACGGGTCGCGCAGTACGCGGACCGCGTGGTGTGGCTGCCCGGCGGTGGCCTGCCGCCGGTCGCCGGGCAGCCCGGCCCGGTGCTGGCGGACGCCCCCGTCGCGCCGCCCGTGGTGCGGTTGGCGCAGCTGGCCGGGTGGACGCCGGTGCCGGTGTCGATCCGGGACGCGCGACGGCTCGCCGGCCCGTTGCGCGACCGCCTGCCCGAGCCGCCGGTGGCGCCGTCGTCGCGACCGGCGGAGTTGGTGGTCGCGCGCGACCTGCGAGTCCGCTACTCCACTGTGGACGCTCTGCGGGGCGTGTCGTTGAGCGTCGGCGCGGGTGAGCGGGTGGCCGTGATGGGCCGCAACGGGTCGGGGAAGTCGAGTCTGCTGTGGGCCGTGCAGGGCACGGGCAAGCGGTCCGGCGGCGAGGTCGCGGTCGACGGCGTCGACCCGGCGGCGCTCAAGCCCGGTCCGCGGCGCAAGGCCATCGGCCTGGTGCCGCAGCAGCCCGGTGACCTGCTGTACCTGCACACCGTCGGCGGCGAGTGCGCGCAGGCGGACCGCGAGTCGGGCAAGGCCGAGGGCACGTGCCGCGAGCTGCTGGACCGGCTGGCGCCGGGCATCCCGGACGGCAGGCACCCGCGTGACCTGTCGGAGGGCCAGCGGCTCGCGCTGGCGCTGGCCGTGTCGCTCACCCCCTCGCCGCGGGCGGTCCTGCTGGACGAGCCGACGCGGGGCTTGGACTACCCGGCCAAGACGCGGCTCGCGGCGGCGTTGCGCGAACTCGCCGACGACGGTCACGCCATCGTGCTGGCGACGCACGACGTGGAGTTCGTCGCCGAGTACGCGAGCCGGGTCGTGGTGCTCGCCGAGGGCGAGGTGGTGGCCGACGGCCCGACGGCCGAGGTCGTCACCGCGTCCCCGGTCTTCTCGCCCCAGGTGGCCAAGGTGCTCGCTCCCCTGCCGTGGTTGACGGTGGCGGACGTGCAGACGGCTTTGGCGGCCCTGTGA
- a CDS encoding sugar efflux transporter — protein sequence MPVLSETPAQPRSRPFLPLLSVSLLTGVGYALAGPFLSLFLIKEVKAGPVAVGAFLLVSALVSMVVSTLVGRFSDSRAIRRALLVVAGVSGGLAWVLFAVLRDYWLLLVVAVTVWAMASAQIPQMYAYARQLLERSGSARAPLAMSGLRTTMSIAWVGGPPLGALLLAGGGFTGLFAVSAAVYAVAVVVILVWLPELGPSAPPSPEVARQSGLRREVVLAAAAFVLLQCATSVGVTAMPLFVTESLGGTTRDAGLVLGLCAALEIPLMLGFGALAMRYNLRVLVLSGGAVALAYYSIMLFTQATWQVMAAQVLHAVVISAVMGLGISYFQDLAPDRPGYASTLFTNTYKTSAMLVGPLLGLAQHLGYRTAYGMGLTMSVLGLALLLAARPQSATPAA from the coding sequence GTGCCCGTCCTGAGCGAAACCCCTGCCCAACCCCGGTCGCGTCCCTTCCTGCCGCTGCTGTCCGTGAGCCTGCTGACGGGGGTCGGGTACGCGCTCGCGGGCCCGTTCCTGTCGTTGTTCCTGATCAAGGAAGTCAAGGCCGGCCCGGTCGCGGTAGGAGCGTTCCTGCTGGTCAGCGCGTTGGTGTCGATGGTCGTGAGCACGCTGGTCGGGCGGTTCTCCGACTCGCGGGCGATCCGCCGCGCGCTGCTGGTGGTGGCCGGGGTGTCGGGCGGGCTGGCGTGGGTGCTGTTCGCCGTGCTGCGGGACTACTGGCTGTTGCTGGTCGTCGCGGTCACGGTGTGGGCGATGGCGTCCGCGCAGATCCCGCAGATGTACGCCTACGCGCGGCAACTGCTCGAACGCAGCGGCTCGGCCAGGGCGCCGTTGGCGATGAGCGGCCTGCGGACGACGATGTCGATCGCGTGGGTCGGCGGTCCGCCGCTGGGCGCCCTGCTGCTCGCCGGCGGCGGCTTCACCGGTCTGTTCGCCGTCAGCGCCGCGGTGTACGCGGTGGCGGTCGTCGTGATCCTGGTGTGGCTGCCCGAGCTGGGGCCGTCCGCGCCGCCGTCGCCCGAGGTGGCCCGGCAGTCGGGGCTGCGCCGGGAGGTCGTGCTCGCGGCGGCGGCGTTCGTGCTGCTCCAGTGCGCGACGTCGGTCGGCGTGACGGCGATGCCGTTGTTCGTGACCGAGAGCCTGGGCGGCACGACCCGGGACGCGGGCCTGGTGCTGGGGTTGTGCGCGGCCCTGGAGATCCCGCTGATGCTCGGCTTCGGCGCGCTGGCGATGCGGTACAACCTCCGCGTGCTCGTGCTGTCGGGCGGCGCGGTCGCCCTGGCGTACTACTCGATCATGCTGTTCACCCAGGCGACCTGGCAGGTCATGGCGGCACAGGTGCTGCACGCCGTGGTCATCTCGGCGGTGATGGGCCTCGGCATCTCCTACTTCCAGGACCTCGCGCCCGACCGGCCCGGGTACGCCAGCACGCTGTTCACCAACACCTACAAGACCAGCGCGATGCTCGTCGGGCCGTTGCTGGGCCTCGCGCAGCACCTCGGCTACCGCACCGCCTACGGCATGGGCCTGACGATGTCGGTGCTCGGGTTGGCGCTGCTGCTGGCCGCGCGTCCCCAGTCGGCGACACCGGCCGCGTGA
- a CDS encoding CbiQ family ECF transporter T component produces the protein MSLHPGAWWLWALCLAAVAGRTTNPVLLALVIAVAGFVAVSCREDTPWASAYGVFLKFALVVLAVRVVLHVLLGGVSGPTVLVTLPEIPLPEWTKGIRLGGPVSAEGLAFAVYQGLQLATLLCCVGAANALANAKRLLRSLPAALYEVSVAVVVALTVAPQLVASARSVRRARALRGDVVRGVKAMRVLLVPVLEDAFERSLVLAAAMDSRGYGRTAGLPKRTRVVTGALVLGGLLGLCVGAYGLLGGATPGVVGTPMLVVGSVLAVAGLWTGSRRVRRSRYRPDRWGARELAIAGSGLVAALATYLAPGGWGGAALTPATVPLTVPELPLLPAVGLLCALAPVVIARNVVVARNVVARDKVHP, from the coding sequence GTGAGCCTGCACCCCGGCGCGTGGTGGCTGTGGGCGTTGTGCCTGGCCGCCGTGGCCGGCCGCACCACCAACCCGGTGCTGCTGGCGCTGGTGATCGCGGTCGCCGGGTTCGTGGCGGTGTCGTGCCGGGAGGACACGCCGTGGGCCAGTGCTTACGGCGTGTTCCTCAAGTTCGCGCTGGTGGTGCTCGCGGTCCGGGTGGTGCTGCACGTGCTGCTGGGCGGGGTGAGCGGGCCGACGGTGCTCGTGACGTTGCCGGAGATCCCGTTGCCGGAGTGGACGAAGGGCATCCGGCTGGGCGGCCCGGTGAGCGCCGAGGGGCTCGCGTTCGCGGTGTACCAGGGGCTTCAGCTGGCGACGTTGCTGTGCTGCGTCGGCGCTGCCAACGCGCTCGCCAACGCCAAGCGGCTGCTGCGGTCGTTGCCGGCCGCGTTGTACGAGGTCAGCGTGGCGGTGGTGGTGGCGTTGACGGTCGCGCCGCAGCTGGTGGCCAGCGCGCGGTCGGTGCGGCGGGCGCGGGCGTTGCGGGGTGACGTGGTGCGTGGGGTGAAGGCGATGCGGGTGCTGTTGGTGCCGGTGCTGGAGGACGCGTTCGAACGGTCGCTGGTGCTGGCCGCGGCGATGGACTCGCGCGGCTACGGCCGGACGGCGGGGCTGCCGAAGCGGACCAGGGTGGTGACCGGCGCGCTGGTGCTCGGCGGGCTGCTGGGGTTGTGCGTCGGCGCGTACGGGCTGCTCGGCGGCGCCACGCCGGGCGTGGTCGGCACGCCGATGCTGGTGGTGGGCTCGGTGCTGGCCGTCGCGGGCCTGTGGACGGGGTCGCGGCGGGTGCGGCGCAGCCGTTACCGGCCGGACCGGTGGGGTGCGCGCGAGCTGGCGATCGCCGGGTCCGGGCTGGTCGCGGCGCTGGCGACGTACCTCGCGCCGGGAGGTTGGGGCGGTGCCGCGCTGACGCCGGCCACGGTGCCGCTGACCGTGCCCGAGCTGCCGCTGCTGCCCGCGGTCGGTCTGCTGTGCGCGCTCGCGCCCGTCGTCATCGCCAGGAACGTCGTGGTTGCCAGGAACGTCGTCGCCAGGGACAAGGTGCACCCGTGA
- a CDS encoding S8 family peptidase, giving the protein MRPFRRTLTVLAVASTAVGLTATTASAEPPHQADLVTATASATVHPIKDSYIVTLGATARGGASVAATAGVTPTHVWDAAFHGFAAKLTPAQLRKLSRDPAVTTIEQDVLVTDALDATQSNPPSWGIDRIDQAALPLSKSFTYNHTGVGVHAYIIDTGITPGHADYAGRATFDYNAYDTNNTDCHGHGTHVAGTIGSATYGIAKGVRLHGVKMMNCSGSATTTSALNAINWVTANHTKPAVANTSWNFTASASLETAIRNMIAAGVFLATSAGNTGGNSCDRLPRKVETASVVASTTNTDARSSFSSTGACVDLYAPGSSIVSTVRTGGSGTMSGTSMSSPHVAGVAALYKQRFGDQPSATVHNWLNSSATPNVVGGGTTGGTVNRLLFTNGL; this is encoded by the coding sequence GTGCGTCCTTTCCGTCGAACGCTCACCGTCCTGGCCGTCGCGAGCACCGCCGTCGGCCTCACCGCCACCACCGCCTCGGCCGAACCCCCGCACCAGGCCGACCTCGTCACCGCGACGGCGTCCGCGACCGTCCACCCGATCAAGGACTCCTACATCGTCACCCTCGGCGCGACGGCCCGCGGCGGCGCGAGCGTGGCCGCCACGGCGGGCGTCACACCGACCCACGTGTGGGACGCGGCGTTCCACGGCTTCGCCGCCAAGCTCACCCCGGCGCAGCTGCGCAAGCTCAGCCGCGACCCGGCGGTCACCACGATCGAGCAGGACGTGCTGGTCACCGACGCGCTCGACGCCACCCAGTCCAACCCGCCGTCGTGGGGCATCGACCGGATCGACCAGGCCGCCCTGCCGCTGTCGAAGAGCTTCACCTACAACCACACCGGCGTGGGCGTGCACGCCTACATCATCGACACCGGCATCACGCCGGGCCACGCGGACTACGCCGGCCGGGCCACGTTCGACTACAACGCCTACGACACCAACAACACCGACTGCCACGGCCACGGCACGCACGTCGCCGGCACGATCGGCTCCGCCACCTACGGCATCGCCAAGGGCGTGCGGCTGCACGGCGTGAAGATGATGAACTGCTCCGGCAGCGCCACCACCACGTCGGCGCTCAACGCGATCAACTGGGTCACCGCCAACCACACCAAGCCGGCCGTCGCCAACACGTCGTGGAACTTCACCGCGTCGGCCAGCCTGGAGACCGCGATCCGCAACATGATCGCGGCGGGCGTCTTCCTGGCGACCTCGGCGGGCAACACCGGCGGCAACTCGTGCGACCGCCTGCCGCGCAAGGTCGAGACGGCCAGCGTGGTGGCGTCCACCACGAACACCGACGCCCGGTCGTCGTTCTCCAGCACGGGCGCCTGCGTCGACCTCTACGCGCCGGGCAGCTCGATCGTCTCGACCGTCCGCACCGGCGGCTCGGGCACGATGAGCGGGACGTCCATGTCGTCGCCGCACGTGGCGGGCGTGGCCGCGCTCTACAAGCAGCGGTTCGGCGACCAGCCGTCGGCCACCGTGCACAACTGGCTGAACTCCAGCGCCACGCCGAACGTCGTGGGCGGCGGCACCACCGGCGGCACGGTCAACCGCCTGCTGTTCACCAACGGCCTGTGA